A genomic segment from Branchiostoma floridae strain S238N-H82 chromosome 7, Bfl_VNyyK, whole genome shotgun sequence encodes:
- the LOC118419727 gene encoding MBT domain-containing protein 1-like isoform X4 — translation MDGSFPHMKLENDDDDDLGNSNDSYAMMDAYDSLGEGSSSPSESEGEEDDDSRDLDYGSDTGLVRCDRCGKEGVRHAFYGKDKRFCSVACSRNAHSKPAVPKVKKDSLGVKSEKKSVPPPPIPSTVNGSKNKPGPFDWGVHIDTEKKESAPVTSFKHAPMSGHWSDVAVGMKVEVLNTDCDLPSKVFWIAQVIKIAGYRAKLRYEGFEENSSLDFWCNLCTMEVHPVGWCATIGKPLVPPKTIQHKYTNWKGFLVKRLTGAKTLPGDFYTKVVESRECKFRSGMQLEVVDKCSISSMRVAVVDEVVGGRIRLLYRDSQDEEDDFWCHMASPLIHPVGWSQLVGHKLTATADYKAASYAKTISKKLDPMDCPPDLFRKVREKTVDSSHQQFQVGMKLEAIDPLNLSTVCVATVRKVLREGYLMIGIDGMETPDGSDWFCYHQTSASIFPVGFCDLNKIELTPPRNYSAPFKWLDYLKKTKSQAAPVKLFNNEIPNHGFKAGMKVEAVDLMEPHLVCVATVVRVVGRLLRVHFDGWEDTYDQWVDCEAPDLYPVGWCEMMGYPLQPPLIKASPPAKTDSSKKRKSKKQTSFGTRKKKKQTSKKVTLKVDHSAPQSDFYHPLDDEAPPHVNLPAHAVAAAIPPVKDPDAEEKDEKPRFDDLDATMQQAISSTAALKDEPLDEGYDVTTPAAPALQSLPNSRIDESSQDGSLQQAAVGSASIPARQSLKIQANLLGNAENHRLLGSSKTDSDTSGVRHNSSSNAWSGTDFASRNNEQQTGKGTVNQVTAMSIGIKSEEQQPRPDQGGSMPKPMVQTEVKKTPQVITL, via the exons ATGGATGGCTCTTTCCCCCAT ATGAAGCTGgagaacgatgatgatgatgacctggGGAACTCCAACGACAGTTACGCCATGATGGACGCGTACGACAGCCTGGGGGAGGGCTCCAGCAGCCCCAGTGAGAGTGAAGGAGAGGAGGATGATGACTCCAGGGATCTGGACTATGGCAGTGATACCGGGCTGG TGCGGTGCGACCGCTGTGGGAAGGAGGGGGTCCGCCACGCGTTCTACGGCAAAGACAAACGTTTCTGTAGCGTAGCCTGTTCCAGGAACGCTCACTCCAAACCTGCTGTGCCAAAGGTCAAAAAAGACTCTTTGGGG GTCAAGTCAGAGAAAAAGAGTGTCCCTCCACCTCCCATTCCCAGCACAGTCAACGGCTCCAAGAACA AACCGGGTCCGTTTGACTGGGGAGTTCATATTGATACAGAGAAGAAGGAGTCTGCTCCTGTCACATCATTCAAACAT GCTCCCATGTCAGGCCACTGGTCAGACGTTGCTGTGGGAATGAAGGTGGAGGTGCTCAACACAGACTGTGACCTACCCAGCAAAGTCTTCTGGATTGCTCAGGTTATCAAGATAGCAG GTTACCGTGCTAAGCTGCGGTATGAAGGTTTTGAGGAGAACTCCAGCCTGGACTTCTGGTGTAACCTGTGCACTATGGAGGTCCATCCTGTGGGCTGGTGTGCCACCATAGGGAAGCCTCTCGTCCCACCTAAAA CCATCCAACACAAGTACACCAACTGGAAGGGCTTCCTGGTCAAACGGCTGACAGGAGCCAAGACTCTACCTGGGGACTTCTACACAAAG GTTGTGGAGAGCCGTGAGTGTAAGTTCCGGTCGGGGATGCAGCTAGAGGTGGTGGATAAGTGCAGCATCAGCAGCATGCGTGTGGCTGTGGTGGATGAGGTGGTGGGGGGGAGGATCCGCCTGCTGTACAGGGACAGCCAGGACGAGGAGGATGACTTCTGGTGTCACATGGCCTCCCCACTCATCCATCCTGTGGGCTGGTCACAGCTGGTCGGACACAAGCTTACTGCCACTGCAG ACTACAAGGCTGCATCCTATGCCAAGACAATCTCAAAGAAACTGGATCCCATGGACTGCCCTCCAGACCTTTTTCGAAAGGTGCGG GAGAAGACTGTGGATTCGTCCCACCAACAGTTCCAGGTGGGGATGAAACTGGAGGCCATCGACCCCCTCAACCTGTCCACTGTGTGTGTGGCTACTGTCAGGAAG GTGCTGAGAGAAGGTTACCTGATGATCGGGATAGACGGGATGGAGACCCCTGACGGGTCGGACTGGTTCTGTTATCACCAGACTTCTGCCAGCATCTTCCCTGTCGGCTTCTGTGATCTCAACAAGATAGAGCTCACACCTCCCAGAA atTACAGTGCTCCATTCAAATGGCTGGACtacctgaagaaaacaaaatcacaagcTGCACCAGTCAAGCTTTTCAACAAT GAAATCCCCAACCATGGCTTTAAGGCTGGGATGAAGGTAGAAGCTGTAGACCTGATGGAGCCCCACCTGGTGTGCGTGGCCACGGTCGTGCGCGTGGTCGGCCGTCTGCTCCGCGTACACTTTGACGGGTGGGAGGACACGTACGACCAGTGGGTGGACTGTGAGGCGCCCGACCTGTACCCTGTAGGCTGGTGTGAGATGATGGGATACCCACTACAGCCACCCCTTATTAAAG CTTCTCCTCCAGCCAAGACAGACTCCTCCAAGAAGAGAAAGAGCAAAAAGCAGACCTCCTTTGGAACCAGGAAGA AGAAGAAGCAGACCTCCAAGAAGGTAACGTTAAAAGTTGACCACTCGGCACCACAGTCCGACTTCTACCATCCCCTAGACGATGAGGCTCCTCCACATGTCAATCTTCCTGCCCACGCGGTTGCCGCGGCGATCCCGCCCGTGAAGGACCCTGATGCGGAGGAGAAAGATGAGAAACCCAGGTTTGACGACTTGGATGCCACCATGCAGCAAG CCATATCCAGCACAGCTGCCCTGAAGGATGAACCTTTAGATGAGGGCTACGATGTGACCACACCGGCAGCTCCAGCTCTGCAGTCTCTCCCCAACTCCAGAATAGACGAGAGCTCTCAGGACGGGTCCCTACAGCAGGCCGCGGTCGGCAGTGCTTCCATTCCAGCCAGACAAAGTCTTAAGATACAAGCCAATCTCCTCGGTAACGCAGAGAACCACAGACTTTTAGGCTCGTCAAAAACGGACTCAGACACATCGGGTGTGCGGCACAACAGTAGCAGCAATGCTTGGTCAGGAACAGACTTTGCGAGCAGAAATAACGAGCAGCAAACTGGAAAGGGCACGGTCAATCAAGTTACAGCAATGAGCATAGGAATCAAGAGCGAAGAGCAGCAGCCAAGACCAGACCAAGGCGGCTCCATGCCCAAACCGATGGTGCAGACAGAAGTGAAGAAAACCCCTCAAGTAATAACGTTGTGA
- the LOC118419727 gene encoding MBT domain-containing protein 1-like isoform X3 translates to MDGSFPHMKLENDDDDDLGNSNDSYAMMDAYDSLGEGSSSPSESEGEEDDDSRDLDYGSDTGLGLSANAAVIPSTVRCDRCGKEGVRHAFYGKDKRFCSVACSRNAHSKPAVPKVKSEKKSVPPPPIPSTVNGSKNKPGPFDWGVHIDTEKKESAPVTSFKHAPMSGHWSDVAVGMKVEVLNTDCDLPSKVFWIAQVIKIAGYRAKLRYEGFEENSSLDFWCNLCTMEVHPVGWCATIGKPLVPPKTIQHKYTNWKGFLVKRLTGAKTLPGDFYTKVVESRECKFRSGMQLEVVDKCSISSMRVAVVDEVVGGRIRLLYRDSQDEEDDFWCHMASPLIHPVGWSQLVGHKLTATADYKAASYAKTISKKLDPMDCPPDLFRKVREKTVDSSHQQFQVGMKLEAIDPLNLSTVCVATVRKVLREGYLMIGIDGMETPDGSDWFCYHQTSASIFPVGFCDLNKIELTPPRNYSAPFKWLDYLKKTKSQAAPVKLFNNEIPNHGFKAGMKVEAVDLMEPHLVCVATVVRVVGRLLRVHFDGWEDTYDQWVDCEAPDLYPVGWCEMMGYPLQPPLIKASPPAKTDSSKKRKSKKQTSFGTRKKKKQTSKKVTLKVDHSAPQSDFYHPLDDEAPPHVNLPAHAVAAAIPPVKDPDAEEKDEKPRFDDLDATMQQAISSTAALKDEPLDEGYDVTTPAAPALQSLPNSRIDESSQDGSLQQAAVGSASIPARQSLKIQANLLGNAENHRLLGSSKTDSDTSGVRHNSSSNAWSGTDFASRNNEQQTGKGTVNQVTAMSIGIKSEEQQPRPDQGGSMPKPMVQTEVKKTPQVITL, encoded by the exons ATGGATGGCTCTTTCCCCCAT ATGAAGCTGgagaacgatgatgatgatgacctggGGAACTCCAACGACAGTTACGCCATGATGGACGCGTACGACAGCCTGGGGGAGGGCTCCAGCAGCCCCAGTGAGAGTGAAGGAGAGGAGGATGATGACTCCAGGGATCTGGACTATGGCAGTGATACCGGGCTGG GGTTAAGCGCTAACGCCGCTGTGATTCCCTCTACAGTGCGGTGCGACCGCTGTGGGAAGGAGGGGGTCCGCCACGCGTTCTACGGCAAAGACAAACGTTTCTGTAGCGTAGCCTGTTCCAGGAACGCTCACTCCAAACCTGCTGTGCCAAAG GTCAAGTCAGAGAAAAAGAGTGTCCCTCCACCTCCCATTCCCAGCACAGTCAACGGCTCCAAGAACA AACCGGGTCCGTTTGACTGGGGAGTTCATATTGATACAGAGAAGAAGGAGTCTGCTCCTGTCACATCATTCAAACAT GCTCCCATGTCAGGCCACTGGTCAGACGTTGCTGTGGGAATGAAGGTGGAGGTGCTCAACACAGACTGTGACCTACCCAGCAAAGTCTTCTGGATTGCTCAGGTTATCAAGATAGCAG GTTACCGTGCTAAGCTGCGGTATGAAGGTTTTGAGGAGAACTCCAGCCTGGACTTCTGGTGTAACCTGTGCACTATGGAGGTCCATCCTGTGGGCTGGTGTGCCACCATAGGGAAGCCTCTCGTCCCACCTAAAA CCATCCAACACAAGTACACCAACTGGAAGGGCTTCCTGGTCAAACGGCTGACAGGAGCCAAGACTCTACCTGGGGACTTCTACACAAAG GTTGTGGAGAGCCGTGAGTGTAAGTTCCGGTCGGGGATGCAGCTAGAGGTGGTGGATAAGTGCAGCATCAGCAGCATGCGTGTGGCTGTGGTGGATGAGGTGGTGGGGGGGAGGATCCGCCTGCTGTACAGGGACAGCCAGGACGAGGAGGATGACTTCTGGTGTCACATGGCCTCCCCACTCATCCATCCTGTGGGCTGGTCACAGCTGGTCGGACACAAGCTTACTGCCACTGCAG ACTACAAGGCTGCATCCTATGCCAAGACAATCTCAAAGAAACTGGATCCCATGGACTGCCCTCCAGACCTTTTTCGAAAGGTGCGG GAGAAGACTGTGGATTCGTCCCACCAACAGTTCCAGGTGGGGATGAAACTGGAGGCCATCGACCCCCTCAACCTGTCCACTGTGTGTGTGGCTACTGTCAGGAAG GTGCTGAGAGAAGGTTACCTGATGATCGGGATAGACGGGATGGAGACCCCTGACGGGTCGGACTGGTTCTGTTATCACCAGACTTCTGCCAGCATCTTCCCTGTCGGCTTCTGTGATCTCAACAAGATAGAGCTCACACCTCCCAGAA atTACAGTGCTCCATTCAAATGGCTGGACtacctgaagaaaacaaaatcacaagcTGCACCAGTCAAGCTTTTCAACAAT GAAATCCCCAACCATGGCTTTAAGGCTGGGATGAAGGTAGAAGCTGTAGACCTGATGGAGCCCCACCTGGTGTGCGTGGCCACGGTCGTGCGCGTGGTCGGCCGTCTGCTCCGCGTACACTTTGACGGGTGGGAGGACACGTACGACCAGTGGGTGGACTGTGAGGCGCCCGACCTGTACCCTGTAGGCTGGTGTGAGATGATGGGATACCCACTACAGCCACCCCTTATTAAAG CTTCTCCTCCAGCCAAGACAGACTCCTCCAAGAAGAGAAAGAGCAAAAAGCAGACCTCCTTTGGAACCAGGAAGA AGAAGAAGCAGACCTCCAAGAAGGTAACGTTAAAAGTTGACCACTCGGCACCACAGTCCGACTTCTACCATCCCCTAGACGATGAGGCTCCTCCACATGTCAATCTTCCTGCCCACGCGGTTGCCGCGGCGATCCCGCCCGTGAAGGACCCTGATGCGGAGGAGAAAGATGAGAAACCCAGGTTTGACGACTTGGATGCCACCATGCAGCAAG CCATATCCAGCACAGCTGCCCTGAAGGATGAACCTTTAGATGAGGGCTACGATGTGACCACACCGGCAGCTCCAGCTCTGCAGTCTCTCCCCAACTCCAGAATAGACGAGAGCTCTCAGGACGGGTCCCTACAGCAGGCCGCGGTCGGCAGTGCTTCCATTCCAGCCAGACAAAGTCTTAAGATACAAGCCAATCTCCTCGGTAACGCAGAGAACCACAGACTTTTAGGCTCGTCAAAAACGGACTCAGACACATCGGGTGTGCGGCACAACAGTAGCAGCAATGCTTGGTCAGGAACAGACTTTGCGAGCAGAAATAACGAGCAGCAAACTGGAAAGGGCACGGTCAATCAAGTTACAGCAATGAGCATAGGAATCAAGAGCGAAGAGCAGCAGCCAAGACCAGACCAAGGCGGCTCCATGCCCAAACCGATGGTGCAGACAGAAGTGAAGAAAACCCCTCAAGTAATAACGTTGTGA
- the LOC118419727 gene encoding MBT domain-containing protein 1-like isoform X2 encodes MDGSFPHMKLENDDDDDLGNSNDSYAMMDAYDSLGEGSSSPSESEGEEDDDSRDLDYGSDTGLGLSANAAVIPSTVRCDRCGKEGVRHAFYGKDKRFCSVACSRNAHSKPAVPKVKKDSLGVKSEKKSVPPPPIPSTVNGSKNKPGPFDWGVHIDTEKKESAPVTSFKHAPMSGHWSDVAVGMKVEVLNTDCDLPSKVFWIAQVIKIAGYRAKLRYEGFEENSSLDFWCNLCTMEVHPVGWCATIGKPLVPPKTIQHKYTNWKGFLVKRLTGAKTLPGDFYTKVVESRECKFRSGMQLEVVDKCSISSMRVAVVDEVVGGRIRLLYRDSQDEEDDFWCHMASPLIHPVGWSQLVGHKLTATADYKAASYAKTISKKLDPMDCPPDLFRKEKTVDSSHQQFQVGMKLEAIDPLNLSTVCVATVRKVLREGYLMIGIDGMETPDGSDWFCYHQTSASIFPVGFCDLNKIELTPPRNYSAPFKWLDYLKKTKSQAAPVKLFNNEIPNHGFKAGMKVEAVDLMEPHLVCVATVVRVVGRLLRVHFDGWEDTYDQWVDCEAPDLYPVGWCEMMGYPLQPPLIKASPPAKTDSSKKRKSKKQTSFGTRKKKKQTSKKVTLKVDHSAPQSDFYHPLDDEAPPHVNLPAHAVAAAIPPVKDPDAEEKDEKPRFDDLDATMQQAISSTAALKDEPLDEGYDVTTPAAPALQSLPNSRIDESSQDGSLQQAAVGSASIPARQSLKIQANLLGNAENHRLLGSSKTDSDTSGVRHNSSSNAWSGTDFASRNNEQQTGKGTVNQVTAMSIGIKSEEQQPRPDQGGSMPKPMVQTEVKKTPQVITL; translated from the exons ATGGATGGCTCTTTCCCCCAT ATGAAGCTGgagaacgatgatgatgatgacctggGGAACTCCAACGACAGTTACGCCATGATGGACGCGTACGACAGCCTGGGGGAGGGCTCCAGCAGCCCCAGTGAGAGTGAAGGAGAGGAGGATGATGACTCCAGGGATCTGGACTATGGCAGTGATACCGGGCTGG GGTTAAGCGCTAACGCCGCTGTGATTCCCTCTACAGTGCGGTGCGACCGCTGTGGGAAGGAGGGGGTCCGCCACGCGTTCTACGGCAAAGACAAACGTTTCTGTAGCGTAGCCTGTTCCAGGAACGCTCACTCCAAACCTGCTGTGCCAAAGGTCAAAAAAGACTCTTTGGGG GTCAAGTCAGAGAAAAAGAGTGTCCCTCCACCTCCCATTCCCAGCACAGTCAACGGCTCCAAGAACA AACCGGGTCCGTTTGACTGGGGAGTTCATATTGATACAGAGAAGAAGGAGTCTGCTCCTGTCACATCATTCAAACAT GCTCCCATGTCAGGCCACTGGTCAGACGTTGCTGTGGGAATGAAGGTGGAGGTGCTCAACACAGACTGTGACCTACCCAGCAAAGTCTTCTGGATTGCTCAGGTTATCAAGATAGCAG GTTACCGTGCTAAGCTGCGGTATGAAGGTTTTGAGGAGAACTCCAGCCTGGACTTCTGGTGTAACCTGTGCACTATGGAGGTCCATCCTGTGGGCTGGTGTGCCACCATAGGGAAGCCTCTCGTCCCACCTAAAA CCATCCAACACAAGTACACCAACTGGAAGGGCTTCCTGGTCAAACGGCTGACAGGAGCCAAGACTCTACCTGGGGACTTCTACACAAAG GTTGTGGAGAGCCGTGAGTGTAAGTTCCGGTCGGGGATGCAGCTAGAGGTGGTGGATAAGTGCAGCATCAGCAGCATGCGTGTGGCTGTGGTGGATGAGGTGGTGGGGGGGAGGATCCGCCTGCTGTACAGGGACAGCCAGGACGAGGAGGATGACTTCTGGTGTCACATGGCCTCCCCACTCATCCATCCTGTGGGCTGGTCACAGCTGGTCGGACACAAGCTTACTGCCACTGCAG ACTACAAGGCTGCATCCTATGCCAAGACAATCTCAAAGAAACTGGATCCCATGGACTGCCCTCCAGACCTTTTTCGAAAG GAGAAGACTGTGGATTCGTCCCACCAACAGTTCCAGGTGGGGATGAAACTGGAGGCCATCGACCCCCTCAACCTGTCCACTGTGTGTGTGGCTACTGTCAGGAAG GTGCTGAGAGAAGGTTACCTGATGATCGGGATAGACGGGATGGAGACCCCTGACGGGTCGGACTGGTTCTGTTATCACCAGACTTCTGCCAGCATCTTCCCTGTCGGCTTCTGTGATCTCAACAAGATAGAGCTCACACCTCCCAGAA atTACAGTGCTCCATTCAAATGGCTGGACtacctgaagaaaacaaaatcacaagcTGCACCAGTCAAGCTTTTCAACAAT GAAATCCCCAACCATGGCTTTAAGGCTGGGATGAAGGTAGAAGCTGTAGACCTGATGGAGCCCCACCTGGTGTGCGTGGCCACGGTCGTGCGCGTGGTCGGCCGTCTGCTCCGCGTACACTTTGACGGGTGGGAGGACACGTACGACCAGTGGGTGGACTGTGAGGCGCCCGACCTGTACCCTGTAGGCTGGTGTGAGATGATGGGATACCCACTACAGCCACCCCTTATTAAAG CTTCTCCTCCAGCCAAGACAGACTCCTCCAAGAAGAGAAAGAGCAAAAAGCAGACCTCCTTTGGAACCAGGAAGA AGAAGAAGCAGACCTCCAAGAAGGTAACGTTAAAAGTTGACCACTCGGCACCACAGTCCGACTTCTACCATCCCCTAGACGATGAGGCTCCTCCACATGTCAATCTTCCTGCCCACGCGGTTGCCGCGGCGATCCCGCCCGTGAAGGACCCTGATGCGGAGGAGAAAGATGAGAAACCCAGGTTTGACGACTTGGATGCCACCATGCAGCAAG CCATATCCAGCACAGCTGCCCTGAAGGATGAACCTTTAGATGAGGGCTACGATGTGACCACACCGGCAGCTCCAGCTCTGCAGTCTCTCCCCAACTCCAGAATAGACGAGAGCTCTCAGGACGGGTCCCTACAGCAGGCCGCGGTCGGCAGTGCTTCCATTCCAGCCAGACAAAGTCTTAAGATACAAGCCAATCTCCTCGGTAACGCAGAGAACCACAGACTTTTAGGCTCGTCAAAAACGGACTCAGACACATCGGGTGTGCGGCACAACAGTAGCAGCAATGCTTGGTCAGGAACAGACTTTGCGAGCAGAAATAACGAGCAGCAAACTGGAAAGGGCACGGTCAATCAAGTTACAGCAATGAGCATAGGAATCAAGAGCGAAGAGCAGCAGCCAAGACCAGACCAAGGCGGCTCCATGCCCAAACCGATGGTGCAGACAGAAGTGAAGAAAACCCCTCAAGTAATAACGTTGTGA
- the LOC118419727 gene encoding MBT domain-containing protein 1-like isoform X1, with translation MDGSFPHMKLENDDDDDLGNSNDSYAMMDAYDSLGEGSSSPSESEGEEDDDSRDLDYGSDTGLGLSANAAVIPSTVRCDRCGKEGVRHAFYGKDKRFCSVACSRNAHSKPAVPKVKKDSLGVKSEKKSVPPPPIPSTVNGSKNKPGPFDWGVHIDTEKKESAPVTSFKHAPMSGHWSDVAVGMKVEVLNTDCDLPSKVFWIAQVIKIAGYRAKLRYEGFEENSSLDFWCNLCTMEVHPVGWCATIGKPLVPPKTIQHKYTNWKGFLVKRLTGAKTLPGDFYTKVVESRECKFRSGMQLEVVDKCSISSMRVAVVDEVVGGRIRLLYRDSQDEEDDFWCHMASPLIHPVGWSQLVGHKLTATADYKAASYAKTISKKLDPMDCPPDLFRKVREKTVDSSHQQFQVGMKLEAIDPLNLSTVCVATVRKVLREGYLMIGIDGMETPDGSDWFCYHQTSASIFPVGFCDLNKIELTPPRNYSAPFKWLDYLKKTKSQAAPVKLFNNEIPNHGFKAGMKVEAVDLMEPHLVCVATVVRVVGRLLRVHFDGWEDTYDQWVDCEAPDLYPVGWCEMMGYPLQPPLIKASPPAKTDSSKKRKSKKQTSFGTRKKKKQTSKKVTLKVDHSAPQSDFYHPLDDEAPPHVNLPAHAVAAAIPPVKDPDAEEKDEKPRFDDLDATMQQAISSTAALKDEPLDEGYDVTTPAAPALQSLPNSRIDESSQDGSLQQAAVGSASIPARQSLKIQANLLGNAENHRLLGSSKTDSDTSGVRHNSSSNAWSGTDFASRNNEQQTGKGTVNQVTAMSIGIKSEEQQPRPDQGGSMPKPMVQTEVKKTPQVITL, from the exons ATGGATGGCTCTTTCCCCCAT ATGAAGCTGgagaacgatgatgatgatgacctggGGAACTCCAACGACAGTTACGCCATGATGGACGCGTACGACAGCCTGGGGGAGGGCTCCAGCAGCCCCAGTGAGAGTGAAGGAGAGGAGGATGATGACTCCAGGGATCTGGACTATGGCAGTGATACCGGGCTGG GGTTAAGCGCTAACGCCGCTGTGATTCCCTCTACAGTGCGGTGCGACCGCTGTGGGAAGGAGGGGGTCCGCCACGCGTTCTACGGCAAAGACAAACGTTTCTGTAGCGTAGCCTGTTCCAGGAACGCTCACTCCAAACCTGCTGTGCCAAAGGTCAAAAAAGACTCTTTGGGG GTCAAGTCAGAGAAAAAGAGTGTCCCTCCACCTCCCATTCCCAGCACAGTCAACGGCTCCAAGAACA AACCGGGTCCGTTTGACTGGGGAGTTCATATTGATACAGAGAAGAAGGAGTCTGCTCCTGTCACATCATTCAAACAT GCTCCCATGTCAGGCCACTGGTCAGACGTTGCTGTGGGAATGAAGGTGGAGGTGCTCAACACAGACTGTGACCTACCCAGCAAAGTCTTCTGGATTGCTCAGGTTATCAAGATAGCAG GTTACCGTGCTAAGCTGCGGTATGAAGGTTTTGAGGAGAACTCCAGCCTGGACTTCTGGTGTAACCTGTGCACTATGGAGGTCCATCCTGTGGGCTGGTGTGCCACCATAGGGAAGCCTCTCGTCCCACCTAAAA CCATCCAACACAAGTACACCAACTGGAAGGGCTTCCTGGTCAAACGGCTGACAGGAGCCAAGACTCTACCTGGGGACTTCTACACAAAG GTTGTGGAGAGCCGTGAGTGTAAGTTCCGGTCGGGGATGCAGCTAGAGGTGGTGGATAAGTGCAGCATCAGCAGCATGCGTGTGGCTGTGGTGGATGAGGTGGTGGGGGGGAGGATCCGCCTGCTGTACAGGGACAGCCAGGACGAGGAGGATGACTTCTGGTGTCACATGGCCTCCCCACTCATCCATCCTGTGGGCTGGTCACAGCTGGTCGGACACAAGCTTACTGCCACTGCAG ACTACAAGGCTGCATCCTATGCCAAGACAATCTCAAAGAAACTGGATCCCATGGACTGCCCTCCAGACCTTTTTCGAAAGGTGCGG GAGAAGACTGTGGATTCGTCCCACCAACAGTTCCAGGTGGGGATGAAACTGGAGGCCATCGACCCCCTCAACCTGTCCACTGTGTGTGTGGCTACTGTCAGGAAG GTGCTGAGAGAAGGTTACCTGATGATCGGGATAGACGGGATGGAGACCCCTGACGGGTCGGACTGGTTCTGTTATCACCAGACTTCTGCCAGCATCTTCCCTGTCGGCTTCTGTGATCTCAACAAGATAGAGCTCACACCTCCCAGAA atTACAGTGCTCCATTCAAATGGCTGGACtacctgaagaaaacaaaatcacaagcTGCACCAGTCAAGCTTTTCAACAAT GAAATCCCCAACCATGGCTTTAAGGCTGGGATGAAGGTAGAAGCTGTAGACCTGATGGAGCCCCACCTGGTGTGCGTGGCCACGGTCGTGCGCGTGGTCGGCCGTCTGCTCCGCGTACACTTTGACGGGTGGGAGGACACGTACGACCAGTGGGTGGACTGTGAGGCGCCCGACCTGTACCCTGTAGGCTGGTGTGAGATGATGGGATACCCACTACAGCCACCCCTTATTAAAG CTTCTCCTCCAGCCAAGACAGACTCCTCCAAGAAGAGAAAGAGCAAAAAGCAGACCTCCTTTGGAACCAGGAAGA AGAAGAAGCAGACCTCCAAGAAGGTAACGTTAAAAGTTGACCACTCGGCACCACAGTCCGACTTCTACCATCCCCTAGACGATGAGGCTCCTCCACATGTCAATCTTCCTGCCCACGCGGTTGCCGCGGCGATCCCGCCCGTGAAGGACCCTGATGCGGAGGAGAAAGATGAGAAACCCAGGTTTGACGACTTGGATGCCACCATGCAGCAAG CCATATCCAGCACAGCTGCCCTGAAGGATGAACCTTTAGATGAGGGCTACGATGTGACCACACCGGCAGCTCCAGCTCTGCAGTCTCTCCCCAACTCCAGAATAGACGAGAGCTCTCAGGACGGGTCCCTACAGCAGGCCGCGGTCGGCAGTGCTTCCATTCCAGCCAGACAAAGTCTTAAGATACAAGCCAATCTCCTCGGTAACGCAGAGAACCACAGACTTTTAGGCTCGTCAAAAACGGACTCAGACACATCGGGTGTGCGGCACAACAGTAGCAGCAATGCTTGGTCAGGAACAGACTTTGCGAGCAGAAATAACGAGCAGCAAACTGGAAAGGGCACGGTCAATCAAGTTACAGCAATGAGCATAGGAATCAAGAGCGAAGAGCAGCAGCCAAGACCAGACCAAGGCGGCTCCATGCCCAAACCGATGGTGCAGACAGAAGTGAAGAAAACCCCTCAAGTAATAACGTTGTGA